The Leptodactylus fuscus isolate aLepFus1 chromosome 3, aLepFus1.hap2, whole genome shotgun sequence genome has a segment encoding these proteins:
- the B3GNT2 gene encoding N-acetyllactosaminide beta-1,3-N-acetylglucosaminyltransferase 2 translates to MSVGRRRLKLVGILMMVNFFIYVIVEVSKSDGPDSSGKGQVLLPSTKFWRKRPTSGAYWNREQQKLDRLYNPILNLLNNATVEEMVASNASLLNSCELDTSIRSEIKDFESLPDRFKDFLYYLRCKNYSLVLDQPNKCKDKPFLLLAIKSLTPQFDRRQAIRESWGKELKVNNMTVVRVFLLGDTPQEDHHPDLSGLIKYESEKYKDILLWDYKDTFFNLTLKEVLFLKWVSHSCSDVKFIFKGDDDVFVNTHQILDYLKTLSAEKAKDLFVGDVIKDAGPHRDKKLKYYIPESLYEGSYPPYAGGGGFLYSGSLASRLYNATSRVLFYPIDDVYTGMCLEKLGLAPEKHKGFKTFDIEEKQKKNFCSYSNLILVHPRKPQEMIQIWSKLQDSRLNC, encoded by the coding sequence ATGAGTGTTGGAAGGAGGAGATTAAAGCTGGTGGGGATCTTAATGATGGTGAACTTCTTCATTTATGTCATCGTGGAAGTATCAAAGAGTGATGGCCCAGACAGCAGCGGGAAAGGACAAGTTCTGTTACCCAGCACCAAATTCTGGAGGAAACGGCCGACCAGTGGCGCGTATTGGAATCGAGAGCAACAAAAGCTCGACCGACTGTACAATCCGATCCTAAACCTGCTGAATAACGCGACGGTGGAGGAGATGGTGGCGTCCAACGCGAGTCTTCTGAACTCTTGCGAATTGGATACAAGCATCCGATCTGAAATTAAAGACTTTGAGAGCTTGCCAGACAGATTTAAAGACTTCTTGTATTATTTAAGATGTAAGAACTATTCCTTAGTGTTGGATCAGCCCAATAAGTGTAAGGATAAGCCCTTCTTGCTGCTGGCCATCAAGTCCCTTACACCGCAGTTCGATAGACGACAAGCCATACGAGAGTCCTGGGGCAAGGAACTCAAAGTTAACAATATGACTGTTGTCAGGGTGTTCCTCCTTGGAGACACTCCGCAGGAGGACCACCATCCCGATCTTTCCGGCTTAATCAAATACGAAAGTGAGAAGTACAAAGACATCCTCCTTTGGGATTACAAAGACACTTTCTTTAATTTAACGCTGAAGGAAGTTCTCTTTCTGAAGTGGGTAAGCCATTCCTGTTCAGATGTCAAGTTCATCTTTAAAGGAGACGATGACGTTTTTGTGAATACCCATCAGATCCTGGATTACTTGAAGACGTTATCTGCAGAAAAAGCCAAAGATTTATTTGTTGGGGATGTGATCAAGGATGCCGGACCTCATAGGGACAAAAAGTTGAAGTACTACATTCCCGAGAGTCTGTATGAAGGTTCCTATCCACCCTATGCGGGGGGCGGAGGCTTCCTTTATTCAGGCAGCCTCGCTTCCAGACTATACAATGCAACGTCTAGAGTTCTCTTTTATCCTATCGACGACGTCTACACTGGGATGTGCCTTGAGAAGCTCGGGCTCGCTCCGGAGAAACACAAAGGGTTTAAAACTTTTGATATAGAggagaaacagaaaaaaaacttttgttCCTATTCCAATTTAATCTTGGTCCATCCTCGGAAACCCCAAGAAATGATTCAGATTTGGTCCAAGTTACAAGACTCGAGGTTGAACTGTTAA